In Bacteroidetes Order II. bacterium, the DNA window GTTGCCTGCTCCCGTCTTGAATTACTTTGTTGCATTTCTATGTTTTCTTTTATTTTTTGCTGCTCGATGCGCCTAAACGCTGCCTCGTTTACCTTTCGTCTGCCTGTAGGTTTCTTGAAAACGCTGTTATTGACAGGTGCAAGTTCCAATCTTGTAGCAACAAGCGTATCTCCATTTTTATCCAATCGCAGAATCATA includes these proteins:
- a CDS encoding GLPGLI family protein, whose protein sequence is MNGVATVEKTRKKTGNTVAWFAPDLPVSSGPGEYHGLPGMILRLDKNGDTLVATRLELAPVNNSVFKKPTGRRKVNEAAFRRIEQQKIKENIEMQQSNSRREQATNNQ